A window of the Macrobrachium rosenbergii isolate ZJJX-2024 chromosome 13, ASM4041242v1, whole genome shotgun sequence genome harbors these coding sequences:
- the LOC136845328 gene encoding keratin-associated protein 19-8-like, translating to MKTIGVALLVLVALFALMEVTGALPAPEPNRRFFFGQSPYGFGGYGYRPFGYGFGYGGYGGSFGGFGGGFGGYGGGFFG from the coding sequence ATCGGCGTTGCCCTGTTGGTGTTGGTGGCCCTTTTTGCCCTGATGGAGGTCACTGGAGCCCTGCCAGCACCTGAACCTAACCGACGCTTCTTCTTTGGACAAAGTCCCTATGGCTTCGGCGGTTACGGCTACAGACCCTTCGGATACGGCTTTGGCTACGGCGGATACGGCGGTTCCTTTGGAGGCTTTGGCGGTGGATTTGGTGGATATGGTGGTGGTTTCTTTGGTTGA